Proteins from a genomic interval of Oncorhynchus mykiss isolate Arlee chromosome 21, USDA_OmykA_1.1, whole genome shotgun sequence:
- the si:ch1073-157b13.1 gene encoding 7SK snRNA methylphosphate capping enzyme encodes MIRMSLDKETVLPRDGRGDAAVPEGPASGGGGGVDRVGGVMMSPHPPCLGPTGFTGSLVLTEQPHPHGPKTRSTHPLKTKNGLQPLHNNPQVFPPGQQQRMGKRRYSLGGSFKHPGFGKRRRRANSDSQSDPVLPSNFLLGGNIFDPLNLNSLMDEEVSRTLNAETPKSSPLPARARDPVEILVPRDITDPLNLKSGGGEEGGGVLVSPMKNRKRHRNRHHGGGGGGAQPEPPTLTEGSKVEAGGDSGTGGEVLALFPASVSVTGELAAVPEAPREGLSGSTVPQSPLPYELNTTINCRDEVVPPILPRRHTHPPLGSTSKPRPHGDGGHRQRKRRRTTSTRSDHSSVNPTPALTTAPPNTFHTPLVPGSGLRGQRSGSVVGGQQQPQSSFGHKPQKKKNRFQHGNYSRYYGYHGYYGYRDGQVGRFEDPRLGLLRPDWFRGKTVLDIGCSTGHLTLAIARHFNPAHILGIDVDGRLVHAARQNIRHFLSERLTQDARGGERGGESKQKAETAEQSEGRTQSGTKMASGTAEKKMEEEGQNEECSALEELKRTLTLLSPSSGSRGVGRPLPPFPLSFRVCRGPMAAPPLFPPSTLAHGTPGTFPNNVSFITGDYMEDRELCPHGDDVTAGYDVILCLGVTKWVQLHGGDGGVVRMFRQIYTHLRPGGILLLEPQPWSSYCRSKNITETTYRNYCDIRLRPDNFCCYLTSTVGFTCYRLLTDTGFQRPIYLFHKGPAPRK; translated from the exons ATGATCAGGATGTCATTGGACAAAGAGACTGTTCTACCGCGTGATGGGCGGGGTGACGCTGCTGTCCCAGAAGGCCCTGCgtcaggaggaggggggggagtgGACAGGGTGGGTGGGGTAATGATGTCCCCTCACCCTCCCTGTCTGGGACCAACCGGATTCACCGGAAGTTTGGTTCTAACGGAACAGCCACATCCCCACGGCCCCAAAACAAGAAGTACACACCCCCTAAAGACCAAAAATGGCCTTCAGCCCCTCCACAACAACCCCCAGGTCTTCCCTCCAGGACAGCAGCAGCGAATGGGGAAGCGGCGCTACTCCCTGGGCGGCAGCTTCAAGCACCCGGGCTTCGGGAAGCGCCGTCGCCGAGCCAACAGTGACAGTCAATCAGACCCCGTCCTTCCCTCCAACTTCCTGTTGGGCGGGAACATTTTCGACCCGCTGAACCTCAATTCTCTAATGGATGAGGAGGTGAGCCGCACACTGAACGCTGAGACGCCCAAGTCCTCGCCCCTACCGGCCCGGGCCAGAGACCCTGTAGAGATCCTGGTACCGCGTGACATCACAGACCCCCTGAACCTGaagagtgggggaggggaggaggggggaggggtgctGGTCTCCCCCATGAAAAACAGGAAGAGACACCGCAACCGTCaccacggaggaggaggagggggggcgcAGCCTGAACCCCCCACACTGACTGAGGGGTCAAAGGTAGAAGCTGGGGGTGATTCGGGGACAGGAGGTGAGGTGTTGGCTCTGTTCCCTGCCAGCGTCAGCGTTACTGGTGAGCTAGCTGCAGTACCGGAGGCTCCCAGAGAGGGCCTCTCTGGAAGCACAGTGCCACAGTCTCCTCTGCCCTACGAactcaacaccaccatcaactgtCGGGATGAGGTAGTTCCGCCCATTCTGCCCCGGAGACACACCCACCCGCCACTTGGCTCCACCTCTAAACCCCGTCCCCATGGTGACGGAGGCCATCGGCAGCGTAAGCGGCGGCGTACCACCTCAACGAGATCTGACCATTCGTCGGTTAATCCGACCCCCGCCCTCACCACTGCCCCACCCAACACCTTCCACACCCCCCTGGTGCCAGGATCAGgcctcagaggtcagaggtcagggtcagtAGTGGGAGGTCAGCAACAGCCCCAGAGTTCCTTCGGCCACAAACCCCAGAAGAAGAAAAACAGGTTCCAGCACGGCAACTACAGCCGTTATTACGGCTACCACGGTTACTACGGTTACCGTGATGGGCAGGTGGGGCGGTTTGAGGACCCTCGTCTGGGCCTGCTTCGACCCGATTGGTTCAGAGGGAAGACAGTGCTGGACATTGGCTGCAGCACCGGTCATCTGACCCTGGCCATCGCACGCCACTTTAACCCGGCCCACATCCTAGGTATTGATGTGGACGGGCGGCTGGTGCACGCCGCTAGGCAGAACATTCGCCACTTCCTGTCCGAACGACTCACACAGGATGccagaggtggggagagagggggagaaagtaaACAGAAAGCTGAGACAGCTGAGCAGAGTGAAGGAAGAACACAGAGCGGAACTAAGATGGCGTCCGGTACGGCtgagaagaagatggaggaggagggccaGAACGAGGAGTGTAGCGCTCTAGAGGAACTGAAGAGAACCCTGACGTTGCTGTCGCCCTCGAGTGGCTCCCGGGGTGTAGGTCGCCCTCTCCCTCCGTTCCCCCTCTCCTTCAGGGTGTGTCGGGGTCCCATGGCTgctccccccctcttccccccctccaccCTGGCCCACGGAACACCTGGAACGTTCCCCAACAACGTCTCCTTCATaacg GGTGATTACATGGAGGACCGAGAACTATGTCCCCATGGTGACGACGTCACCGCAGGATATGATGTCATCCTGTGTCTGGGCGTGACCAAGTGGGTCCAACTGCACGGTGGCGACGGGGGCGTGGTCAGAATGTTCAGACAGATCTATACACACCTACGACCAGGTGGCATTCTCCTCCTGGAACCACAACCCTGGAGCTCCTACTGCCGCAGCAAGAAcatcacg